Proteins from a single region of Parasedimentitalea psychrophila:
- a CDS encoding HEAT repeat domain-containing protein codes for MVADPIRCEDITTAILGHIQSENEVIRCAAVRALGCYGTADRRSREVLLGLLRDPDPDVRSDAIEALAPLACRQDAAVILQSLQGDPVREVKLAAIQILVGLQDQSCIPQLRALAKSKCEDAIAWEDEIADWDDWLDVQIAAIAALGSLGVTDSIDDLLAALNDEMGQTLDIPVFRALAQLGKQGLVQLLASVEGGKGLSCQRAADALAEVDPELLRAHLDQLLQAEEVGLRLLGLELLSEDMPQAEDLAVRDPSEHLRCVALRRFAGARPEWVIAALADPSATVQSTALGLLVLPVPDDLGDMLVDNMQAWLQTGDDVLSLASAKLLPKFAANRAVAVLSAFVVDPSWVIEARIAATRSLGGLCDPAVLDILQLLLADRSQQLRLVALHEIRSRALSGDRQALSYLVRAIDGTLLAEDDAVQPLDLGAAADVGMQQQEGSRNIRISEDGDILEAGEEEPDVSGSTLASLQATPLATDEPAVSRSATKKSHRVAVEGPDAVADDLSCAAMAAATGLNAVQIAAAVLDRITAPQDMMRIAVWRLLRADFTTCLETALAAPMALADTVPEVRRNAFAVLVASDQVDKFVLQAIEDSDALLRADAVGHLRGHRLLDFIADPVAGVRQAALTVALNGADADLKAQAIAQVFETGRVDTIGWGLQRSAEMRSQAQLRLADKTVSGRDHFVILDALGTSWLAGDSCRISAYEKLATA; via the coding sequence ATGGTGGCTGATCCGATCCGCTGCGAAGACATCACGACCGCAATCCTGGGCCATATCCAAAGCGAAAACGAAGTGATCCGATGCGCTGCCGTCCGCGCGCTGGGCTGCTATGGCACCGCCGACCGACGCAGCCGCGAGGTGCTTCTTGGCCTGCTGCGTGACCCTGATCCCGACGTTCGCAGTGATGCAATCGAAGCGCTGGCACCGCTGGCGTGCCGCCAGGACGCTGCGGTGATCCTGCAGTCGCTGCAAGGCGATCCGGTGCGCGAGGTCAAACTGGCTGCGATCCAAATTCTGGTTGGCCTGCAGGACCAAAGCTGCATCCCGCAATTGCGGGCGCTGGCAAAAAGCAAATGTGAAGACGCTATTGCCTGGGAAGATGAAATTGCCGATTGGGACGATTGGCTCGACGTTCAGATTGCTGCCATTGCTGCCCTTGGCAGTCTGGGGGTGACAGACAGCATTGATGATCTGCTGGCGGCGTTGAATGATGAGATGGGCCAGACCCTGGACATCCCAGTGTTTCGCGCCCTGGCGCAACTGGGCAAACAGGGGCTGGTCCAACTGCTGGCCAGTGTCGAGGGCGGCAAGGGGTTATCGTGCCAGCGCGCCGCTGATGCGCTGGCTGAGGTGGACCCGGAATTGCTGCGGGCTCATTTGGATCAACTGCTTCAGGCAGAGGAGGTTGGCCTGCGCCTGCTGGGGCTTGAATTGCTCTCGGAGGATATGCCGCAAGCCGAGGATCTGGCAGTTCGTGATCCTTCCGAACATCTGCGTTGCGTTGCATTGCGCCGGTTTGCCGGGGCCCGTCCAGAATGGGTGATTGCGGCATTGGCGGACCCATCTGCCACCGTTCAGTCCACCGCGCTGGGGCTATTGGTGCTGCCTGTGCCTGACGATCTTGGTGATATGCTGGTGGATAACATGCAGGCCTGGTTGCAGACGGGGGATGATGTTCTGTCCCTGGCTTCTGCCAAGCTGTTGCCGAAATTTGCCGCCAACCGTGCGGTGGCAGTGCTGAGCGCTTTTGTTGTGGACCCGAGCTGGGTGATCGAGGCCAGAATAGCCGCAACCCGCAGTCTGGGAGGGCTTTGCGACCCGGCGGTACTGGACATACTGCAGCTGTTGCTTGCGGACCGAAGCCAACAGCTGAGGCTGGTGGCCTTGCACGAGATCAGATCGCGGGCTTTGAGCGGAGATCGGCAGGCGCTGAGCTATCTGGTGCGGGCCATTGATGGCACCCTGCTGGCAGAAGACGATGCCGTGCAACCGCTTGATCTTGGGGCGGCGGCAGATGTTGGGATGCAACAGCAAGAAGGGTCGAGGAATATCCGCATCAGCGAAGACGGTGACATTCTGGAGGCAGGTGAGGAAGAGCCGGATGTCTCTGGATCCACCCTGGCGTCCTTGCAGGCCACGCCTTTGGCGACGGATGAGCCCGCTGTCAGCCGCAGCGCCACAAAAAAGAGCCATAGGGTGGCCGTCGAAGGCCCGGATGCGGTGGCTGATGATCTGAGCTGCGCGGCTATGGCGGCGGCGACGGGGTTGAACGCGGTCCAAATTGCCGCTGCGGTGTTGGACCGGATCACAGCCCCGCAAGACATGATGCGGATCGCAGTATGGCGGCTTCTGCGGGCGGATTTCACAACCTGCCTCGAGACGGCTCTGGCGGCACCAATGGCCTTGGCTGACACGGTGCCCGAGGTGCGCCGCAATGCATTTGCGGTGCTTGTTGCAAGTGATCAGGTCGACAAATTTGTGCTGCAGGCGATTGAGGACAGCGATGCGCTGCTGCGCGCAGATGCGGTGGGGCATCTGCGCGGACACCGGCTGCTCGATTTTATTGCCGATCCGGTCGCAGGGGTGCGGCAGGCGGCGCTGACTGTCGCTTTGAACGGTGCTGACGCTGATCTGAAAGCTCAGGCGATTGCTCAGGTCTTTGAAACGGGCCGCGTGGATACCATTGGCTGGGGCCTGCAGCGGTCGGCCGAGATGCGCAGTCAGGCCCAGCTTCGGCTTGCCGACAAGACGGTTTCTGGCCGGGATCACTTTGTCATTCTTGATGCTCTCGGCACCAGTTGGCTGGCTGGTGATTCCTGCCGGATTTCTGCGTATGAAAAACTGGCAACCGCTTGA
- a CDS encoding hybrid sensor histidine kinase/response regulator, translating into MSDNDIQNYTMDTEIYLSRQIWPRMIAGAAVVLILGTVVLGGVLGLQSRRQFVEIHSSWGTYSGAAERKGILIGSLRAHLGFGGIIHNFKNYVLRQDRVYLVEARAQIGQFYAVVEEFKQLEIDAEEKAALAVVLSTIRVYEARLDIATHAAGKGWSAAQIDTLVRVDDRAAIAALATLEANWEAIQLASRSRIEAAVLQGQQLIQIGFVSILALSLASVIIAGMIYFLVQNLHRAQSLLALELGERRRLQRSESQLTTAVEQSPATIVITDTDARIQYVNRKFETLSGWNRDEVLGETPGFLQSGRTSNGTYANLRQRLLAGDSWSGVFLNRKKNGLEYWIDTTILPLMAADGTIQSFIATGEDVTEQRHARDQVVRAQKLEAVGQLSGGIAHDFNNILTTIIGSAHLAGLDADEGSDLAGEIEQIDIAARRAQNLVRELLTFARREPGQLKAVDLSEIAREVTRLMRASMPPTIKLNCARSAPVVVLGDPTHLHQIVMNLCRNALEAIGADDGIITVSFSSVDTPTGLPQRDGGWVQLQVHDNGSGMSEETRSHLFEPFFTTKPLGKGSGLGLAVVYGLVQDMGGQISVDSQRGDGSCFSILLPGSSEQALSEAKARGDLPRGSETIMLVDDDIEISGTFRRVLLRLGYRVEAFSSPVVALERFKQKPDRFDIILSDLMMPELSGEALATSIRGIRPDIPILFCSSYKLDGISVPGGLPQVLDKPVDPAQLAHFLRQLLDDVNS; encoded by the coding sequence GTGAGTGACAATGACATCCAAAACTATACCATGGATACAGAGATATATCTCTCTCGGCAGATCTGGCCCCGTATGATCGCCGGTGCCGCTGTGGTTCTGATCTTGGGAACCGTTGTCTTGGGCGGGGTGCTGGGGCTGCAGAGCCGGCGGCAGTTTGTTGAGATCCATTCCAGTTGGGGCACCTATTCCGGCGCTGCCGAGCGCAAGGGGATACTGATTGGCTCATTGCGCGCCCATTTGGGATTCGGTGGCATCATCCACAATTTCAAGAATTACGTATTGCGTCAGGACCGGGTTTATCTGGTCGAGGCGCGCGCCCAGATTGGCCAGTTTTACGCGGTGGTCGAAGAGTTCAAGCAACTGGAGATTGATGCCGAGGAAAAGGCGGCGCTGGCTGTCGTTTTGAGCACCATACGGGTGTATGAAGCGCGACTGGATATTGCGACCCATGCCGCTGGCAAAGGTTGGAGTGCGGCGCAGATTGATACTTTGGTGCGGGTTGATGACCGGGCGGCCATTGCGGCGCTGGCCACATTGGAGGCCAACTGGGAGGCGATCCAGCTGGCGTCGCGCAGCCGCATCGAAGCGGCTGTGCTGCAGGGGCAGCAATTGATCCAGATTGGCTTTGTCTCGATTTTGGCGCTGTCACTGGCCTCGGTCATTATTGCCGGAATGATATACTTTCTGGTGCAGAATCTACATAGGGCGCAGTCGCTGCTGGCGCTGGAACTGGGTGAACGCCGCCGGTTGCAACGCTCTGAAAGCCAGTTGACCACTGCGGTTGAACAAAGCCCTGCAACAATCGTGATCACCGACACCGATGCGCGCATTCAATATGTGAACCGGAAGTTTGAAACCCTGTCCGGCTGGAACCGGGATGAGGTTCTGGGAGAGACACCGGGTTTTTTGCAATCGGGCAGAACCTCCAATGGGACCTATGCCAACCTGCGGCAGCGATTGTTGGCCGGAGACAGCTGGTCCGGGGTGTTTCTGAACCGAAAGAAAAATGGCTTGGAGTATTGGATTGATACGACAATATTACCGCTGATGGCGGCGGATGGCACCATTCAGAGCTTTATCGCCACCGGCGAAGATGTCACCGAGCAACGCCATGCAAGGGATCAGGTGGTGCGGGCGCAAAAGCTGGAGGCGGTGGGGCAGCTGTCGGGCGGTATTGCGCATGATTTCAACAATATTCTAACGACAATCATTGGCTCGGCTCATCTGGCTGGCTTGGATGCCGACGAAGGCAGTGATCTGGCTGGCGAGATCGAACAGATAGATATTGCGGCGCGCCGGGCGCAGAATCTGGTGCGCGAGTTGCTGACTTTTGCGCGGCGCGAGCCCGGCCAGCTGAAAGCCGTCGATCTGAGTGAGATTGCCCGCGAGGTGACGCGGTTGATGCGGGCCTCTATGCCGCCGACAATTAAGCTCAACTGCGCCAGATCCGCGCCCGTCGTGGTGCTGGGCGACCCGACCCACCTGCATCAAATTGTGATGAACCTGTGCCGGAATGCGCTAGAGGCCATCGGAGCAGACGACGGCATAATTACAGTTTCATTTTCGTCCGTTGACACCCCGACTGGCTTGCCTCAACGCGACGGCGGTTGGGTGCAGCTGCAAGTGCATGACAACGGCTCGGGGATGAGTGAGGAAACCCGGTCACATTTGTTCGAGCCGTTCTTCACCACCAAACCACTGGGCAAAGGCTCGGGGCTTGGTCTGGCGGTGGTCTACGGGCTGGTGCAGGACATGGGCGGGCAGATCTCGGTCGACAGTCAGCGGGGAGACGGAAGCTGTTTTTCGATCCTGTTGCCCGGCAGCTCGGAACAGGCCCTGTCCGAAGCGAAGGCACGTGGGGATTTGCCGCGTGGCAGTGAAACCATCATGCTGGTGGACGATGATATCGAGATTTCCGGAACCTTCCGGCGGGTATTGTTGCGGTTGGGCTACCGGGTCGAGGCATTTTCATCGCCGGTTGTCGCATTGGAGCGATTCAAGCAGAAGCCAGACCGGTTCGATATCATTCTGTCGGACCTGATGATGCCCGAGTTGAGTGGAGAGGCGCTGGCGACCTCAATCCGTGGGATTCGGCCTGACATTCCGATCCTGTTTTGCTCAAGCTATAAGCTGGATGGGATTTCGGTTCCGGGGGGGCTGCCACAGGTGCTGGACAAGCCGGTCGATCCCGCACAGCTGGCGCATTTCCTGCGCCAACTTCTGGATGATGTGAATAGTTGA
- a CDS encoding cytochrome-c peroxidase: MLFRTLVAGALITGSSVWAQEAVTPLPPFEVNPAQAELGKRLFYDARLSGDTSLSCSSCHQADKAFADGEALSQAYSGGAHFRNAPGLANVGYRAAWLHDGKLGTNLNDVAREMITETFLMNMDMRIMQERFKQDPVYVDMFAAAGYGEPSNGGARNALQEFLKTIISRNAPVDTGEMSESAQRGQVLFQGKGQCATCHSGERFTDDRPHNIGVPNNPEIWSDPMRHSVFVTYAKFMGVENYMNIREDLGAYVRTHQEETKRSFLTPSLRELTYTAPYMHNGMIATLQDVVDFYDGGGGEDLNKDRILQPLGLISGEKDDLVAFLQALSGDSFETEAYVWPDADFGYQLIEDWRNVNN, encoded by the coding sequence ATGCTGTTTAGAACCCTGGTTGCGGGCGCGTTGATTACTGGCAGTTCTGTATGGGCGCAAGAGGCTGTGACGCCATTGCCGCCCTTTGAGGTGAACCCTGCGCAGGCTGAGCTGGGCAAGCGATTGTTTTACGATGCGCGCCTATCTGGGGATACCAGCCTGTCATGTTCCAGTTGTCATCAGGCTGATAAGGCCTTTGCCGACGGCGAGGCGCTGTCGCAGGCCTATAGCGGCGGCGCCCATTTCCGCAATGCACCGGGTCTGGCCAATGTCGGCTACCGGGCTGCCTGGCTGCATGACGGCAAACTGGGCACCAATCTGAACGATGTGGCGCGGGAGATGATCACTGAGACCTTCCTGATGAACATGGATATGCGCATCATGCAGGAGCGGTTCAAACAGGATCCGGTCTATGTCGATATGTTCGCGGCTGCCGGCTATGGTGAGCCATCCAATGGCGGGGCCCGCAATGCCCTGCAGGAATTTCTGAAAACCATCATATCGCGCAATGCGCCTGTGGATACGGGTGAAATGTCAGAGTCGGCGCAGCGCGGTCAGGTCTTGTTCCAGGGCAAGGGGCAATGCGCGACTTGCCACAGCGGTGAACGGTTCACCGATGACAGGCCACATAACATTGGCGTGCCGAACAATCCGGAAATCTGGTCCGACCCCATGCGCCATTCAGTGTTTGTCACTTATGCCAAGTTCATGGGGGTCGAGAACTACATGAACATCCGCGAAGACCTGGGCGCCTATGTGCGGACCCACCAGGAAGAAACCAAGCGCAGCTTTCTGACGCCCAGCCTGCGCGAGCTGACCTATACCGCGCCCTACATGCACAATGGGATGATTGCGACGCTGCAAGATGTGGTGGACTTCTACGATGGCGGCGGCGGAGAGGACCTCAACAAAGACCGCATTCTGCAACCGCTGGGCCTGATTTCGGGTGAAAAGGATGATCTGGTGGCCTTCCTGCAGGCGCTCAGCGGCGACAGTTTTGAGACTGAGGCCTATGTCTGGCCGGATGCCGACTTTGGCTACCAGCTGATCGAAGACTGGCGCAACGTGAACAATTGA
- a CDS encoding arsenate reductase (azurin) small subunit, with protein MTVLDPKIAAAINGENDEAAQAGTRKCLINRRQVLLSGGIATSLVMVGIPGAPEAQTPAVISTYPRKLIAKLSALKTDEPFDFEYPDEGEYAESILVKLGQVSGGGIGPDKDVVAFNYTCTHQGGPLQGTYQAADKALGPCPLHLTTFDLTRHGIFISGQAYQSLPQVLLELDGDDIYAVGMFGLIYGRFDNLQA; from the coding sequence GTGACTGTACTCGATCCCAAAATTGCTGCCGCAATCAACGGCGAAAATGACGAGGCGGCGCAGGCCGGAACCCGCAAATGCCTGATCAACCGTCGTCAGGTGCTGCTGAGTGGTGGCATTGCCACATCTCTGGTGATGGTGGGGATCCCCGGAGCGCCCGAGGCGCAGACTCCGGCGGTGATCTCGACCTATCCACGCAAGCTGATCGCCAAGTTGAGCGCGCTGAAGACCGACGAACCGTTTGACTTTGAATACCCCGACGAAGGCGAATACGCAGAGTCGATCCTGGTCAAGCTGGGCCAGGTATCTGGTGGCGGCATCGGCCCGGACAAGGACGTGGTGGCCTTTAACTACACCTGCACCCATCAGGGCGGGCCGCTGCAGGGCACCTATCAGGCCGCTGACAAGGCGCTGGGCCCGTGCCCGTTGCACCTGACCACCTTTGATCTGACCCGGCACGGGATTTTTATCTCGGGTCAGGCCTATCAATCGCTGCCACAGGTGCTGCTCGAACTGGATGGTGACGACATTTACGCCGTCGGCATGTTTGGCCTGATCTACGGCCGCTTTGACAATCTACAGGCCTGA
- a CDS encoding cytochrome-c peroxidase — MKRIQTLMAGLAVIGATTALAEGERPAQLAPLGPPPIPADNPQTPEKIALGEMLFFDPILSGNFAMPCVSCHMPDSGWAVQEKISFGYPGTTHWRNSQTIINSAYYGKLFLAGSSKSLEAQARSAARGGVAGNGEDDMMEARLAFVPEYRAAFAEVFGDDWPNIRHAYMAIAAYERTLVQTDTPFDDYMRGDDSALTDQQQRGLDIFTGRGNCVTCHNGPLLSNEAYYNIGVPPYDGWQDDPIAQITYRFELYAKGSTEVMYRSTKDDPGLYFRTKESVDKGKFRVPSLRYTQYTYPYMHNGMLETLRDVVEFYNNGGGTNEFSKTKSELIQPLGLSEAEMDDLVAFIESLSGEEILPEFPDIPEMQPLPAASN; from the coding sequence ATGAAACGCATTCAGACGCTTATGGCAGGCCTTGCTGTCATCGGGGCAACAACCGCTCTGGCCGAGGGCGAGCGGCCGGCCCAATTGGCACCGCTTGGCCCGCCGCCGATCCCTGCGGATAACCCGCAGACCCCCGAAAAGATCGCATTGGGTGAAATGCTGTTCTTTGATCCGATCCTGTCGGGCAATTTTGCGATGCCCTGCGTCTCTTGCCACATGCCTGATTCAGGCTGGGCGGTGCAGGAGAAGATCAGCTTTGGCTATCCCGGCACCACCCATTGGCGCAACAGCCAGACCATCATCAACTCGGCCTATTACGGCAAACTGTTCCTGGCTGGCTCCTCCAAGTCGCTTGAGGCGCAGGCCCGGTCGGCGGCGCGCGGCGGTGTGGCCGGCAATGGTGAAGACGACATGATGGAGGCGCGACTGGCCTTTGTGCCCGAATACCGCGCGGCCTTTGCCGAGGTGTTTGGCGACGACTGGCCCAATATCCGTCATGCCTATATGGCGATCGCCGCTTATGAGCGGACATTGGTGCAGACCGACACCCCGTTTGACGACTACATGAGGGGGGATGATAGCGCCCTGACCGATCAGCAACAGCGTGGTCTGGATATCTTCACCGGCAGGGGCAACTGCGTCACCTGCCATAACGGCCCGCTGCTGAGTAACGAGGCCTATTATAATATTGGCGTGCCGCCTTATGACGGCTGGCAGGATGATCCGATCGCCCAGATCACCTATCGCTTTGAGCTTTATGCGAAGGGGTCAACCGAAGTGATGTACCGCAGCACCAAGGATGATCCGGGGCTGTATTTCCGCACCAAAGAGAGCGTCGACAAGGGCAAGTTCCGGGTGCCGTCGCTGCGCTATACTCAATATACCTATCCCTACATGCACAATGGCATGCTGGAAACGCTGCGGGATGTTGTCGAATTCTACAACAACGGTGGCGGGACCAACGAGTTCTCCAAGACCAAATCCGAATTGATCCAGCCGCTGGGCCTGTCGGAGGCTGAAATGGATGATCTTGTGGCCTTCATTGAGAGCCTGTCAGGCGAAGAAATCCTGCCGGAATTCCCTGACATTCCCGAGATGCAGCCGCTTCCTGCGGCGTCCAACTGA
- a CDS encoding arsenate reductase (azurin) large subunit codes for MSTPYYVPEEAVPLPPPDAEVIATACDYCIVACGYKVYRWPVRGGNRGGALADQNAFGEDFPVSPLGPWVAPNQHNIVLHNGEPHHVVIIPDKDAEFVNYSGNSSIRGGALAQKVYNPQTPTRDRLKSPMVRMFGVLMPVTWDFALDIVAAVGNDVLKKHGTNAYCVKTFSYGYMENTYAITKYALGNIRTANFTFHDTPSDVSSTPGFRDAGFDNFAPSYDDWAEADTLLMCGTDPYETKTILFTDFIMPAILGGQKAIFMLPRSTAGVAFAVKNGGLLLDIQPGTDLPVVLAIARIIVENNWQDDDWIKTWVNNKWESSSGFGQGTRNTPWQWRTTWGKFQTDGFDDWKDWLLAQDYSVPEKAAEIAQIDVQKIYTAAEWMAKPKADGSRPKTSIMIEKGFYWSNNTGNTQAISALGIACGCGGRPGQVIGRAGGHQRGGLRGGGYPRNKSPEKLPGRRRRAMDTDRYFMAGHTRFAHVIGTTWVQAMCGTQSLQTKFDELTTRNPHQVSSFEKQDIIDTLIMRADSGGTVVVNQDIYLVDPIGARYADIVLPASGWGEEDFTRANGERRIRLYPKFYDAPGEAKPDWWIIAQLSRKMGFEGFDWQNSNDVLEEGARFSRGSRKDFYMVKVAAHREGKTLHQKLGEFGTNGIQGPVLMRADGTLEGTKRLHDITRKLPAEGPVGGNVFNKKLTHFNSQTGKCNIQKAPWDLFSSYWEWMKPREDEIWISSGRINERWQSGYDDRRRPYIVQRWPENWIEIHPKVAAARGIENGDYVQVYSDRIPVQTETIVGVNGDDFEFSSLLKNGHIELTKGSITAVAIVTAAVKENLGYMDFLHPAQPANALSGRVVDWISGNYNFKMGVGKLRKMGESPYKHQFRSMSFARRDIA; via the coding sequence ATGTCCACTCCGTATTATGTCCCGGAAGAAGCCGTTCCGCTGCCTCCACCCGATGCCGAGGTGATTGCAACGGCATGTGATTACTGCATCGTTGCTTGTGGTTACAAGGTGTACCGCTGGCCGGTGCGCGGTGGCAACCGGGGCGGGGCTTTGGCGGATCAGAACGCATTTGGCGAAGATTTCCCGGTGTCGCCACTGGGGCCTTGGGTTGCTCCGAACCAGCATAATATCGTGTTGCACAATGGCGAGCCGCACCATGTGGTGATCATCCCTGATAAGGATGCCGAATTCGTTAACTACTCTGGTAATTCGTCGATCCGGGGCGGTGCTCTGGCGCAAAAAGTCTACAATCCGCAGACCCCAACCCGGGATCGCCTGAAATCACCGATGGTGCGGATGTTCGGGGTGCTGATGCCGGTGACCTGGGATTTTGCCCTGGATATCGTCGCTGCCGTTGGCAACGATGTGTTGAAAAAGCACGGCACCAATGCCTATTGCGTCAAAACCTTCTCTTACGGCTACATGGAGAACACCTACGCGATTACCAAATACGCGCTGGGCAATATTCGAACCGCCAATTTCACCTTTCATGACACGCCTTCGGATGTGTCGTCGACGCCTGGTTTCCGGGACGCGGGGTTTGACAATTTTGCCCCCAGTTATGACGACTGGGCCGAGGCGGACACATTGCTGATGTGCGGCACCGACCCCTACGAGACAAAAACCATCCTGTTTACCGACTTTATCATGCCGGCCATCTTGGGGGGGCAAAAGGCGATCTTTATGTTGCCACGCAGTACCGCCGGAGTGGCCTTTGCCGTGAAGAACGGTGGCCTGTTGCTGGACATTCAGCCCGGCACCGATCTGCCGGTGGTGCTGGCCATTGCCCGCATCATTGTCGAAAACAACTGGCAGGACGACGACTGGATCAAGACTTGGGTCAACAACAAATGGGAAAGCTCCTCGGGGTTTGGTCAGGGGACGCGGAACACGCCCTGGCAGTGGCGCACCACATGGGGCAAGTTCCAGACCGATGGCTTTGACGACTGGAAAGACTGGCTGCTGGCGCAGGACTATTCGGTGCCGGAAAAGGCTGCCGAGATTGCCCAGATTGATGTGCAGAAAATCTATACTGCTGCCGAATGGATGGCCAAACCCAAAGCAGATGGCAGCCGCCCCAAAACCTCGATCATGATCGAAAAGGGCTTTTACTGGTCCAACAACACCGGCAACACTCAGGCGATCTCGGCGCTTGGCATTGCCTGTGGCTGTGGCGGTCGTCCGGGCCAGGTGATTGGCCGGGCGGGTGGCCACCAGCGGGGGGGCTTGCGCGGTGGCGGATACCCACGCAACAAATCGCCGGAGAAACTTCCGGGCCGTCGCCGTCGGGCGATGGACACCGACCGGTATTTCATGGCTGGTCACACCCGGTTCGCCCATGTCATCGGCACCACCTGGGTGCAGGCGATGTGCGGCACCCAATCTTTGCAAACCAAGTTCGACGAGCTAACAACCCGCAACCCACATCAGGTGTCCAGCTTTGAAAAACAGGATATCATCGACACGCTGATCATGCGCGCCGACAGTGGAGGCACGGTGGTGGTCAATCAGGATATCTATCTGGTCGATCCGATAGGGGCCCGCTATGCGGACATCGTGTTGCCTGCGTCGGGGTGGGGTGAAGAGGACTTTACCCGCGCCAACGGCGAACGGCGCATCCGTCTGTATCCCAAGTTCTACGATGCCCCGGGGGAGGCAAAGCCGGATTGGTGGATCATCGCCCAGCTGTCCCGGAAAATGGGTTTTGAAGGCTTTGACTGGCAAAACTCCAACGACGTGCTGGAAGAGGGGGCCCGGTTCTCGCGCGGGTCGCGCAAGGATTTCTACATGGTCAAGGTTGCGGCGCACCGCGAAGGCAAGACCTTGCACCAGAAACTGGGCGAGTTTGGCACCAATGGTATCCAGGGCCCGGTGCTGATGCGGGCCGATGGCACGCTGGAGGGCACCAAACGGCTGCATGACATCACCCGGAAACTGCCAGCTGAGGGGCCGGTGGGCGGTAACGTCTTCAACAAGAAACTGACCCACTTCAACTCTCAGACTGGCAAGTGCAACATCCAGAAAGCCCCCTGGGATCTGTTCAGCTCCTATTGGGAATGGATGAAACCCCGCGAGGATGAAATCTGGATCAGCTCGGGAAGGATCAACGAGCGCTGGCAGTCCGGTTACGACGACCGCCGCCGCCCTTATATCGTGCAGCGCTGGCCGGAAAACTGGATCGAGATCCACCCAAAGGTGGCAGCGGCACGTGGCATCGAAAATGGCGATTACGTTCAAGTTTACTCGGACCGGATCCCGGTTCAGACTGAGACGATTGTGGGCGTCAATGGTGATGATTTTGAATTTTCATCGCTGCTTAAGAATGGCCATATTGAGCTGACCAAAGGGTCGATCACCGCAGTGGCGATTGTCACTGCGGCGGTCAAAGAGAACCTGGGCTATATGGACTTCTTGCACCCGGCTCAGCCAGCCAACGCGCTGTCTGGCCGCGTGGTTGACTGGATCAGCGGCAATTACAATTTCAAAATGGGGGTCGGCAAGCTGCGTAAAATGGGTGAAAGCCCCTACAAACACCAGTTCCGCTCGATGTCCTTTGCCCGGCGAGACATCGCCTAA